The following proteins are encoded in a genomic region of Blastopirellula marina:
- a CDS encoding SGNH/GDSL hydrolase family protein → MPVFRTPLMSRLLLLSVAIVLSLSLGETLLAQSESENDGERLELRDGDRIALIGGTFIERTQYHGYFELAIQIANPDKKLAIRNLGWSGDEATAISRARFGDQKEGYNHLMKSVDLVNPTVILVGYGTNEAFQGEAGLESFKANYTKLLDDLQKKTERIVLITPPLMEKHPAPLPDPAAYNANVKLYQQAIKQLAYDRGYQSLDLTELSGDITKVTAEKLPQYLTSNGQHFTNVGYWYLSQKMADLLGFETTYDHTVSAAGELSGNWDLPYPRSPTGEYQDRIVLHVEGLSAGEHTIGVNDYPKVAASAAQWDKSVQVPAKPLMEKTEELRQAILRKNQLFFDRFRPQNETYLYLFRKHEQGNNAVEIPQFDPLIEEQDQKIFELKQAVPVTVHID, encoded by the coding sequence ATGCCTGTGTTTCGTACACCGCTAATGTCTCGATTGCTGCTACTGAGTGTTGCGATCGTTCTTTCGCTGTCTTTAGGAGAAACCCTTCTCGCTCAATCGGAGAGTGAAAATGACGGCGAGAGGCTTGAGCTTCGCGATGGTGATCGGATTGCGTTGATTGGGGGAACCTTTATCGAACGCACTCAGTACCACGGCTACTTCGAACTCGCTATTCAGATTGCCAATCCTGATAAGAAACTTGCGATTCGAAACCTCGGCTGGAGCGGCGACGAAGCGACGGCGATCTCACGTGCCCGGTTCGGTGATCAGAAGGAAGGCTACAACCATCTGATGAAATCGGTTGATCTGGTTAATCCGACCGTCATCCTCGTTGGTTACGGCACGAACGAAGCCTTTCAAGGGGAAGCCGGATTGGAGTCGTTCAAGGCGAACTACACGAAGCTGCTTGATGACCTTCAGAAGAAGACGGAGCGGATTGTATTGATCACTCCACCGTTGATGGAAAAGCATCCTGCTCCCCTGCCCGACCCGGCCGCGTACAACGCGAACGTCAAGTTATATCAGCAAGCGATCAAGCAGTTGGCATACGATCGTGGCTATCAGTCGCTTGATCTCACGGAGTTGAGCGGTGACATTACAAAGGTTACGGCAGAGAAGCTTCCGCAGTATCTGACGAGTAACGGTCAGCACTTCACGAATGTTGGCTATTGGTATCTTTCGCAGAAGATGGCTGACCTACTTGGATTTGAAACGACGTACGACCATACCGTTAGTGCAGCCGGCGAACTTTCCGGCAACTGGGATCTACCTTATCCCCGCTCTCCTACCGGAGAGTATCAAGATCGGATAGTTCTCCATGTAGAAGGGCTCTCTGCCGGAGAGCATACGATTGGTGTGAATGACTATCCAAAGGTGGCCGCTTCAGCCGCTCAATGGGATAAGTCGGTCCAAGTCCCCGCCAAACCACTTATGGAAAAGACGGAAGAGCTTCGCCAGGCGATCTTGCGAAAGAACCAACTCTTCTTTGATCGGTTCCGTCCGCAAAACGAGACCTACCTCTACCTGTTCCGCAAACATGAACAGGGCAACAACGCGGTCGAGATTCCTCAGTTCGATCCGCTGATCGAAGAACAAGACCAGAAGATCTTCGAGCTGAAACAGGCCGTTCCGGTCACCGTTCACATCGACTAA
- the gmhB gene encoding D-glycero-beta-D-manno-heptose 1,7-bisphosphate 7-phosphatase, whose product MTIDTKIWTGPGRPAVFLDRDGTINEEVQYLSSPHQLRLIPGAAQAIARLNQAGIPVIVVTNQSGIARGFFTEDEVEEVHNYLDKLLADQGASIDAYYYCPHHPAAIVKQYMVDCECRKPRAGMLSAAAAQENVSLAQAYLVGDKRSDLRAAVSAGARGILVRTGYGKETEQELLREAEATGAALVTNVVDDLTAAVEQILGTVSQSQPQGIKPPKFAASFRHYRPEIGQRYPRS is encoded by the coding sequence ATGACGATCGATACCAAAATCTGGACTGGCCCAGGACGCCCCGCGGTCTTTTTGGACCGCGATGGAACGATCAACGAGGAAGTTCAGTATCTCAGCTCACCCCACCAGTTGCGGCTGATTCCGGGTGCTGCCCAGGCAATTGCTCGTCTGAATCAAGCCGGCATCCCTGTCATTGTCGTCACCAATCAATCGGGTATTGCCCGCGGTTTTTTTACCGAAGACGAAGTCGAAGAGGTTCACAACTACCTTGATAAGTTGTTGGCCGATCAAGGTGCGTCGATTGATGCGTATTACTATTGTCCGCACCATCCGGCGGCGATTGTCAAACAGTATATGGTCGACTGCGAATGCCGTAAGCCGCGAGCTGGCATGCTGAGTGCCGCAGCTGCTCAGGAGAACGTGTCTCTCGCCCAGGCCTATCTGGTGGGGGATAAGCGATCCGATCTTCGAGCGGCCGTGAGCGCCGGAGCTCGTGGAATCTTGGTTCGCACTGGTTACGGAAAAGAAACCGAACAAGAGCTCTTGCGTGAGGCAGAAGCGACAGGAGCGGCCCTCGTCACGAACGTCGTGGACGACTTGACCGCTGCGGTCGAGCAGATCCTAGGGACTGTTAGCCAATCGCAGCCACAAGGGATCAAGCCGCCCAAGTTCGCTGCTAGTTTTCGTCACTATCGACCGGAGATAGGTCAACGTTACCCACGTTCGTAG
- the ppk1 gene encoding polyphosphate kinase 1, whose protein sequence is MTQEITARLIDQNLKTSTTESEFSDPSWRDAYSDRDLGWLQFNSRVLHEALDQRNPALERVKFLAIFTSNLDEFFMKRIGLLRTRSQAERLKNRVIGPVPIQQRLHEMRQVIIPMLEKRGRCFRRDLKPLLAEHNIHLLDWDQLTDTQREKANLFFNRNVYPALTPLALDPGHPFPYMSNLSTSLGFVLRVPDSEENLFARVKVPNILPQWIQLDPEVDDARNYIRLADLIHYNAEKLFPGMSIIDSTLFRITRNSEVEIEDDDESESIRTIVAEELRQRKFEPVVRLELSENPNPWVRSLLMHQFDLSEDDVYEVPGELDYAGMWPLASLDIKDLRDETWNPIVPPDLAGEEADIFSVIKSGDFLVHHPYESFDASVEQFIRAAANDPKVVAIKMTVYRVGDDTPFVRSLIRAAETGKQVACLIELKARFDEERNLHWAKELEKIGAHVVYGVLGLKTHTKIALVVRQESDGIRCYAHIGTGNYHVKTARLYTDLGLFTCEPTLTTDVVNLFHALTGRSREPSFQKLLVAPTNMREQFLAKIRREIEFQKEGKPGLIIVKVNQLEDPEMCQAIIAASQAGVRVECIVRGFSCLRAGVPGLTENVTIRSIIGRFLEHSRIYYFQAGAEDPLDGEFYIGSADWMQRNLSNRVEAVTPIDLRAHRERLWEILDVLIKDRRQSWVMLPDGNYEQLLATDEDDDISRLGTHRTLMLLTQQRMKERIK, encoded by the coding sequence ATGACGCAGGAAATTACGGCCCGATTAATCGACCAGAACCTGAAGACCTCAACCACCGAGTCGGAGTTCTCCGATCCCTCGTGGCGCGACGCGTATTCCGATCGTGACCTGGGATGGTTGCAATTCAACAGTCGGGTGCTGCACGAAGCTCTGGATCAGCGCAATCCTGCGCTCGAGCGGGTCAAGTTCCTGGCCATCTTCACTTCGAACTTAGACGAGTTCTTCATGAAGCGGATAGGTCTGCTGAGAACACGTAGTCAGGCCGAACGTTTGAAGAACCGAGTAATCGGGCCGGTGCCGATCCAACAGCGTCTGCACGAAATGCGGCAAGTGATCATTCCGATGCTTGAGAAACGTGGACGCTGTTTTCGCCGCGATCTGAAGCCACTGCTAGCAGAGCACAATATCCACCTCTTAGATTGGGATCAGCTGACCGACACCCAGCGCGAAAAGGCCAATCTATTCTTCAATCGCAATGTCTATCCAGCTCTCACGCCGTTGGCCTTGGACCCGGGCCACCCGTTCCCATACATGTCGAATCTATCGACGTCACTCGGTTTCGTGCTCCGAGTTCCCGATTCGGAAGAAAACCTGTTTGCCCGGGTGAAGGTCCCCAACATCTTGCCGCAATGGATCCAGCTTGATCCCGAAGTGGATGATGCCCGAAATTACATCCGCCTGGCCGACTTGATTCATTACAACGCCGAGAAACTTTTCCCAGGCATGTCGATCATCGACTCGACTTTGTTTCGCATCACTCGGAATTCGGAAGTCGAAATCGAAGACGACGACGAATCGGAAAGCATTCGAACCATCGTCGCGGAAGAATTGCGTCAACGAAAGTTCGAACCTGTCGTGCGTTTGGAACTCTCTGAGAATCCCAATCCTTGGGTTCGTTCGTTGCTGATGCATCAATTTGATCTCTCGGAAGACGACGTCTATGAAGTGCCTGGTGAGCTTGATTACGCCGGCATGTGGCCCTTGGCTTCGCTTGATATTAAAGATCTCCGCGACGAGACGTGGAATCCAATCGTTCCACCAGACTTGGCTGGCGAAGAAGCCGACATCTTTTCAGTGATCAAATCAGGCGACTTTCTGGTTCATCACCCGTACGAAAGCTTCGACGCTAGTGTCGAGCAGTTCATCCGGGCAGCGGCCAACGATCCGAAAGTGGTCGCCATCAAGATGACCGTGTACCGCGTGGGAGACGATACCCCGTTTGTGCGAAGCCTTATCCGAGCTGCGGAAACGGGGAAGCAGGTCGCTTGCTTGATCGAGCTGAAAGCTCGCTTCGATGAAGAACGCAATCTGCACTGGGCCAAAGAACTGGAGAAGATCGGAGCGCACGTGGTTTACGGCGTGCTCGGTCTCAAAACCCACACCAAGATCGCATTGGTGGTGCGGCAAGAGTCGGATGGCATTCGCTGTTACGCCCACATCGGAACCGGCAACTACCATGTGAAGACGGCTCGGCTGTACACCGATCTGGGCCTCTTCACGTGCGAACCAACGCTAACAACCGATGTGGTCAACCTGTTTCATGCCCTCACTGGTCGCTCGCGGGAACCAAGCTTCCAAAAGCTGCTGGTTGCTCCAACCAACATGCGCGAGCAATTCCTAGCCAAGATTCGCCGCGAGATCGAGTTCCAGAAGGAAGGCAAGCCAGGTCTGATCATCGTGAAGGTCAACCAATTGGAAGACCCCGAGATGTGCCAGGCAATCATCGCCGCTTCACAGGCTGGCGTGCGAGTCGAATGCATCGTCCGTGGTTTCTCTTGCCTTCGCGCCGGAGTTCCTGGTCTGACAGAAAACGTCACTATCCGCAGCATCATCGGTCGTTTTCTCGAGCATTCTCGGATCTACTATTTCCAAGCAGGTGCCGAGGATCCGCTCGATGGCGAATTCTATATCGGCTCGGCTGACTGGATGCAGCGAAATCTTAGCAATCGAGTCGAAGCCGTAACGCCGATCGATTTACGTGCCCACCGAGAGCGTTTGTGGGAGATCCTCGACGTCCTTATTAAGGATCGTCGCCAATCGTGGGTTATGCTGCCCGACGGTAATTACGAACAATTGCTAGCCACTGACGAAGATGATGATATCTCGCGGCTGGGCACCCACCGTACGTTAATGCTACTAACGCAACAACGCATGAAAGAGCGGATCAAATAA